The Streptomyces sp. NBC_00162 genome window below encodes:
- a CDS encoding dihydrofolate reductase family protein: MGKLTLTTFLTLDGVMQAPGGPEEDTSGGFEYGGWVVPYADEGMGEFVAEVFGRAGAFLLGRKTYEIFAGYWPQHDDPADPVAGGLNRLPKYVASTTLKEPAWGPAAVLDGEHLQSEIVRVKDALDGELQVHGSGQLAQWLLARDLVDELNLQVFPVFLGAGRKLFSTGGLPTAFELTGSRTTSSGIAIHTYRQKGRATFGTFLDS, encoded by the coding sequence ATGGGCAAGCTGACCCTCACCACCTTTCTGACCCTCGACGGCGTGATGCAGGCGCCCGGCGGACCCGAGGAGGACACCAGCGGCGGATTCGAGTACGGCGGCTGGGTGGTGCCGTACGCCGACGAGGGCATGGGGGAGTTCGTCGCCGAGGTCTTCGGCCGGGCCGGGGCGTTCCTGCTCGGGCGCAAGACGTACGAGATCTTCGCCGGGTACTGGCCGCAGCACGACGACCCCGCCGACCCCGTCGCGGGCGGCCTGAACAGGCTGCCGAAGTACGTGGCCTCGACCACCCTCAAGGAACCGGCCTGGGGCCCGGCCGCCGTGCTCGACGGGGAGCACCTGCAGAGCGAGATCGTCCGCGTCAAGGACGCGCTGGACGGGGAGCTCCAGGTGCACGGCAGCGGTCAGCTCGCGCAGTGGCTGCTGGCGCGGGACCTCGTGGACGAGCTGAACCTGCAGGTCTTCCCGGTGTTCCTGGGCGCCGGGCGGAAGCTGTTCTCGACCGGCGGGCTGCCGACGGCCTTCGAGCTGACGGGCTCCCGTACGACGTCCAGCGGCATCGCCATCCACACCTACCGGCAGAAGGGACGCGCCACCTTCGGCACGTTCCTGGACAGCTGA
- a CDS encoding SDR family oxidoreductase: MNGSVALVTGGSRGIGAASALRLAEDGFDVVVTYVNDARAAAEVVGKAEALGRRAMAVRADAGAAAGAATAVDETVRAFGRIDVLVNNAGVGVLGPLGELTLDDVDRVLAVNVRGAFLAARSAAGRMGSGGRIITIGSCMAQRVPGPGGTLYAMSKSALTGLTKALSRELGGRGITANLVHPGPVDTDMNPADGPRADPQAAATALGRFGTAREVAAMVSFLAGEGAAYVTGAEFAVDGGYAA, translated from the coding sequence ATGAACGGCTCTGTGGCACTGGTGACCGGGGGCAGTCGCGGGATCGGGGCGGCGAGTGCGCTGCGGCTCGCGGAGGACGGGTTCGACGTCGTGGTCACGTACGTCAACGACGCGCGGGCGGCCGCCGAGGTGGTCGGCAAGGCCGAGGCGCTCGGGCGGCGCGCGATGGCCGTACGGGCCGACGCGGGCGCCGCGGCCGGGGCGGCGACCGCGGTGGACGAGACCGTACGGGCCTTCGGGCGGATCGACGTCCTGGTCAACAACGCGGGGGTGGGCGTACTCGGACCCCTCGGCGAACTGACCCTGGACGACGTGGACCGGGTGCTCGCGGTCAATGTCCGGGGCGCGTTCCTGGCGGCCCGGTCGGCGGCCGGGCGGATGGGCTCCGGCGGCCGGATCATCACCATCGGCAGCTGCATGGCCCAGCGCGTCCCGGGTCCGGGCGGCACGCTGTACGCGATGAGCAAGTCGGCGCTGACCGGGCTGACGAAGGCGCTGTCCCGGGAGCTCGGCGGGCGCGGCATCACCGCGAACCTCGTGCACCCCGGGCCGGTCGACACCGACATGAACCCGGCCGACGGGCCCCGCGCGGACCCGCAGGCGGCGGCGACGGCCCTGGGCCGTTTCGGCACCGCGCGGGAGGTGGCGGCCATGGTGTCCTTCCTGGCCGGGGAAGGGGCCGCCTACGTCACGGGCGCGGAGTTCGCCGTCGACGGCGGCTACGCCGCGTAG
- the alc gene encoding allantoicase, producing the protein MAQRSTGLASFTGNANPYGGGDPYADYRTADFPFTQYANLAARELGAGVIAANDEFFAQRENLLIAEAAHFDPEHFGHKGKIMDGWETRRRRGVSATQPWPTAEDHDWALVRLGAPGVIRGIVVDTAHFRGNMPQAVSIEGTNWDGALAPTPEELLADDVKWTVLVPRTPVGGHAANGFEVNAEQRFTHLRVNQHPDGGIARLRVYGEVVPDPKWLATLGTFDVVALENGGSVQDASNRFYSPPTNTINPGRSRKMDDGWETARRRDNGNDWIRYQLVAESEIRAVEIDTAYLKGNSAGWASLSVKTGEEGEWTEFLPRTRLQPDTNHRFVLDAPAVGTHVRIDIFPDGGFSRLRLHGSLTEAGAAAHAARHQELGA; encoded by the coding sequence GTGGCACAGCGTTCAACTGGACTGGCTTCCTTCACCGGTAACGCGAACCCGTACGGAGGCGGCGACCCGTACGCGGACTACCGCACCGCGGACTTCCCGTTCACCCAGTACGCGAACCTCGCCGCCCGTGAGCTGGGCGCCGGTGTCATCGCCGCCAACGACGAGTTCTTCGCCCAGCGCGAGAACCTGCTGATCGCCGAGGCCGCGCACTTCGACCCCGAGCACTTCGGCCACAAGGGCAAGATCATGGACGGCTGGGAGACCCGCCGCCGCCGCGGTGTCTCGGCCACCCAGCCCTGGCCCACCGCCGAGGACCACGACTGGGCGCTCGTACGCCTGGGCGCCCCCGGCGTCATCCGCGGCATCGTCGTCGACACCGCCCACTTCCGCGGCAACATGCCGCAGGCCGTCTCCATCGAGGGCACCAACTGGGACGGCGCCCTCGCACCGACCCCGGAGGAGCTCCTCGCCGACGACGTGAAGTGGACCGTGCTCGTCCCGCGCACCCCGGTCGGCGGCCACGCGGCCAACGGCTTCGAGGTGAACGCCGAGCAGCGCTTCACGCACCTGCGCGTCAACCAGCACCCGGACGGCGGCATCGCCCGCCTGCGCGTGTACGGCGAGGTCGTCCCGGACCCGAAGTGGCTCGCCACGCTCGGCACCTTCGACGTCGTCGCGCTCGAGAACGGCGGCTCGGTGCAGGACGCGTCCAACCGCTTCTACTCCCCGCCGACCAACACCATCAACCCGGGCCGCTCCCGCAAGATGGACGACGGCTGGGAGACCGCCCGCCGCCGTGACAACGGCAACGACTGGATCCGCTACCAGCTGGTCGCCGAGTCCGAGATCCGCGCCGTCGAGATCGACACCGCCTACCTCAAGGGCAACTCGGCCGGCTGGGCCTCGCTGTCCGTCAAGACGGGTGAGGAGGGCGAGTGGACGGAGTTCCTGCCGCGCACCCGCCTGCAGCCCGACACCAACCACCGCTTCGTGCTGGACGCCCCGGCGGTCGGCACGCACGTCCGGATCGACATCTTCCCGGACGGCGGCTTCTCGCGCCTGCGCCTGCACGGCTCCCTGACGGAGGCCGGCGCCGCCGCGCACGCCGCCCGCCACCAGGAACTGGGCGCCTGA
- the allB gene encoding allantoinase AllB, whose amino-acid sequence MVVELVLRSTRVITPEGTRAASVAVAGGKIAAVLAYEAEVPVGARLEDFGDDVLLPGLVDTHVHVNDPGRTEWEGFWTATRAAAAGGITTILDMPLNSLPPTTTTDNLRVKQEVARAKAHVDVGFWGGALPDNVKDLRPLHDAGVYGFKCFLSPSGVEEFPELDQEQLAASLAEITGFGGLMIVHAEDPHHLESAPVVPGPKYSDFLASRPRDAENTAIENLIAQAKRLNARVHVLHLSSSDALPLIAAAKAEGVKITVESCPHYLTLTAEEVPDGASEFKCCPPIRESANQDLLWDALADGTIDCIVSDHSPSTVDLKTSDFASAWGGISSLQLGLPAIWTEARRRGHSLEDVVRWMSAAPAALAGLAQKGAIEVGRDADFAVVAPEETFLVDPAELHHRNRITAYAGKTLHGVVKSTWLRGTQIADHGTPTEPTGLLLERQN is encoded by the coding sequence GTGGTTGTGGAACTGGTACTGCGCTCGACGCGCGTCATCACCCCCGAGGGGACGCGCGCCGCTTCGGTGGCCGTCGCCGGCGGGAAGATCGCGGCCGTGCTGGCGTACGAGGCCGAGGTACCGGTCGGAGCCCGGCTGGAGGACTTCGGCGACGACGTCCTGCTCCCCGGTCTGGTCGACACCCACGTCCACGTGAACGACCCGGGCCGCACCGAGTGGGAAGGCTTCTGGACGGCGACCCGCGCCGCGGCGGCCGGTGGCATCACCACCATCCTCGACATGCCCCTGAACTCCCTGCCGCCGACCACCACGACCGACAACCTGCGCGTCAAGCAGGAGGTCGCCCGCGCCAAGGCGCACGTCGACGTCGGCTTCTGGGGCGGCGCCCTGCCGGACAACGTCAAGGACCTGCGCCCGCTGCACGACGCCGGCGTCTACGGCTTCAAGTGCTTCCTGTCGCCCTCGGGCGTGGAGGAGTTCCCCGAGCTCGACCAGGAGCAGCTCGCCGCCTCCCTCGCCGAGATCACCGGCTTCGGCGGCCTGATGATCGTGCACGCCGAGGACCCGCACCACCTGGAGTCGGCCCCGGTCGTCCCCGGCCCGAAGTACTCCGACTTCCTCGCCTCGCGCCCGCGCGACGCCGAGAACACCGCGATCGAGAACCTGATCGCCCAGGCGAAGCGGCTGAACGCCCGCGTCCACGTGCTGCACCTGTCCTCCTCCGACGCGCTGCCGCTGATCGCCGCCGCCAAGGCCGAGGGCGTCAAGATCACCGTCGAGTCCTGCCCGCACTACCTCACCCTCACCGCCGAGGAAGTGCCGGACGGCGCCAGCGAGTTCAAGTGCTGCCCGCCCATCCGCGAGTCCGCCAACCAGGACCTCCTGTGGGACGCGCTCGCCGACGGCACCATCGACTGCATCGTCTCCGACCACTCGCCCTCCACGGTGGACCTGAAAACGAGCGACTTCGCCTCCGCGTGGGGCGGCATCTCCTCCCTCCAGCTGGGCCTGCCCGCCATCTGGACCGAGGCGCGCCGGCGCGGCCACTCCCTCGAGGACGTCGTCCGCTGGATGTCCGCCGCCCCGGCCGCCCTCGCCGGCCTGGCGCAGAAGGGCGCGATCGAGGTGGGCCGCGACGCCGACTTCGCCGTCGTGGCCCCGGAAGAAACGTTCCTTGTGGACCCGGCCGAACTGCACCACCGCAACCGGATCACGGCGTACGCGGGCAAGACCCTGCACGGCGTCGTGAAGTCCACCTGGCTGCGCGGTACGCAGATCGCCGACCACGGCACCCCGACCGAGCCCACGGGCCTCCTCCTCGAAAGGCAGAACTGA
- a CDS encoding IclR family transcriptional regulator: MPTSSASTTDASAKPTAASGGVQSLERAFDLLERMADAGGEVGLSELSAASGLPLPTIHRLMRTLVACGYVRQQPNRRYSLGPRLIRLGESASRLLGTWARPYLARLVEETGETANMALLDGDEIVYVAQVPSKHSMRMFTEVGRRVLPHSTGVGKALLAHTPAEEVRALLARTGMPAATEKTITTPEGFLEALEQVRKVGYAVDDNEQEIGVRCLAVSVPNSPTAAAISISGPAGRVTEAVAESFVPILQGVAAELSVALSNQSPA; encoded by the coding sequence GTGCCGACGTCCAGCGCCAGCACCACCGACGCTTCCGCCAAGCCCACCGCCGCCAGCGGTGGCGTCCAGTCCCTTGAGCGCGCCTTCGATCTGCTCGAACGCATGGCCGACGCCGGGGGTGAGGTCGGCCTCAGCGAGCTCTCCGCGGCCAGCGGACTGCCGCTGCCGACGATCCACCGTCTCATGCGCACCCTCGTGGCGTGCGGCTACGTCCGCCAGCAGCCCAACCGACGTTACTCCCTCGGGCCCCGGCTGATCCGCCTCGGCGAGTCCGCGTCGCGGCTGCTGGGCACCTGGGCCCGCCCCTACCTCGCCCGCCTGGTGGAGGAGACCGGGGAGACGGCGAACATGGCCCTGCTCGACGGGGACGAGATCGTCTACGTCGCCCAGGTGCCGTCCAAGCACTCCATGCGCATGTTCACCGAGGTCGGCCGCCGAGTGCTCCCGCACTCCACCGGCGTGGGCAAGGCGCTCCTCGCCCACACCCCCGCCGAGGAGGTACGGGCCCTGCTCGCGCGCACCGGCATGCCGGCGGCGACCGAGAAGACCATCACCACGCCCGAGGGCTTCCTCGAGGCGCTGGAGCAGGTCCGCAAGGTGGGCTACGCGGTCGACGACAACGAGCAGGAGATAGGAGTCCGCTGCCTCGCCGTGTCGGTGCCGAACTCGCCGACCGCCGCCGCGATCTCCATCTCCGGCCCGGCCGGCCGGGTGACCGAGGCCGTGGCCGAGTCCTTCGTGCCGATCCTGCAGGGTGTCGCGGCCGAGCTGTCGGTCGCCCTGTCCAACCAGAGCCCCGCCTAG
- a CDS encoding IS481 family transposase — protein MVHRNAPLTETGRLRLARCVVDDGWPVRRAAERFQVSHTTAARWAGRYRTLGVAGMSDRTSRPHHQPARTPATVEEHVLRLRREHRIGPLRLAARCGIAPSTAHRILMRHGLPPLATLDRATGEPVRRYERQRPGELVHIDVKKLGRIPDGGGHQALGRAEGRRNKTGAGWAYLHTALDDHTRLAYTEDLPDETAPTCAAFLARATAWFASLGITVERVLTDNAWAYSKNTWRQTCSDLGISPRWTRPWRPQTNGKVERFHRTLLEEWAYQRPYTSDHQRQEAFTDWIDWYNYHRPHTGIQGQTPASRVTNLPGQHT, from the coding sequence GTGGTCCACCGTAATGCCCCGCTGACCGAGACCGGACGACTGCGCCTGGCGCGTTGTGTCGTGGACGACGGCTGGCCCGTGCGGCGGGCAGCGGAACGTTTCCAGGTCAGCCACACCACCGCGGCCCGCTGGGCCGGCCGCTACCGCACGCTGGGCGTCGCCGGAATGAGTGACCGGACCAGTCGCCCCCACCACCAGCCCGCCCGGACACCGGCCACGGTCGAGGAACACGTCCTGCGACTGCGGCGCGAACACCGCATCGGCCCCCTGCGGCTGGCCGCCCGCTGCGGGATCGCGCCCTCCACCGCCCACCGCATCCTGATGCGCCACGGCCTGCCGCCACTGGCCACCCTGGACCGCGCCACCGGCGAGCCCGTCCGCCGCTACGAACGGCAGCGGCCCGGCGAACTCGTCCACATCGACGTCAAGAAACTCGGCCGGATCCCCGACGGCGGCGGCCACCAGGCCCTCGGCCGCGCCGAGGGCCGCCGCAACAAGACCGGCGCGGGCTGGGCCTACCTTCACACCGCCCTCGACGACCACACCCGCCTCGCCTACACCGAAGACCTCCCCGACGAGACCGCCCCCACCTGCGCCGCCTTCCTGGCCCGGGCCACCGCCTGGTTCGCGTCCCTGGGCATCACCGTCGAACGCGTCCTGACCGACAACGCCTGGGCCTACAGCAAGAACACCTGGCGTCAGACCTGCAGTGATCTGGGCATCAGCCCCCGCTGGACCAGGCCCTGGCGGCCGCAGACCAACGGCAAGGTCGAACGCTTCCACCGCACCCTGCTCGAGGAATGGGCCTACCAGCGGCCCTACACCTCAGATCACCAGCGCCAGGAAGCGTTCACCGACTGGATCGACTGGTACAACTACCACCGACCCCACACCGGCATCCAAGGCCAAACACCCGCCAGCCGCGTCACCAACCTGCCCGGACAACACACCTAG
- a CDS encoding ABC transporter ATP-binding protein — protein MTLLVHDVTLTYPDGDSRLTALDAVGLEVPAGTLTAVIGPSGSGKSSLLAVAATLVTPDSGRVVVAGRDTAGMSAAEKSALRREKIGIVFQQPNLLASLTAAEQLQVMAHLSGRPSRALRRRALELLDAVGLADKADKRPHQLSGGQRQRINIARALMNEPAVLLVDEPTSALDHERGAAVLDLLVTLTRERSTATVLVTHDHAHLERMDRTATMADGRLKQSQEPVPAP, from the coding sequence ATGACCCTGCTCGTCCACGACGTCACGCTCACCTACCCCGACGGGGACTCCCGGCTCACCGCTCTCGACGCGGTCGGCCTGGAGGTGCCCGCCGGCACCCTGACGGCGGTGATCGGACCTTCCGGTTCCGGCAAGTCCAGCCTGCTCGCGGTCGCCGCCACCCTGGTCACCCCGGACTCCGGCCGGGTGGTCGTCGCCGGCCGGGACACGGCGGGGATGAGCGCGGCCGAGAAGTCGGCCCTGCGCCGGGAGAAGATCGGCATCGTCTTCCAGCAGCCGAACCTGCTGGCCTCGCTGACCGCCGCCGAACAGCTCCAGGTCATGGCGCACCTCTCGGGCCGCCCCTCGCGGGCGCTGCGCCGGCGCGCGCTGGAGCTGCTGGACGCGGTGGGTCTGGCCGATAAGGCCGACAAGCGGCCCCACCAGCTCTCCGGCGGCCAGCGCCAGCGGATCAACATAGCCCGCGCCCTGATGAACGAGCCCGCCGTGCTGCTGGTCGACGAGCCGACCAGTGCCCTCGACCACGAGCGCGGCGCCGCCGTGCTCGACCTGCTGGTCACGCTGACCCGCGAGCGCTCCACCGCCACGGTGCTGGTCACCCACGACCACGCCCACCTGGAGCGGATGGACCGTACGGCGACGATGGCCGACGGCCGCCTCAAGCAGAGCCAGGAACCGGTCCCGGCGCCCTGA
- a CDS encoding ABC transporter permease, translating to MFVAWRDLRFAKGRFALMGSVVLLITLLVGLLSGLTSGLARENISAVTGLPATHLAFAAPTGEQKVSFTSSQVPEKAWRAWRGQPGVSAAEPLGIRTTNASAGERTAAVSAFGVEPAGRLAPRGAGLAQGQVVLTEKAAKELGGLTAGAKLKIGPLELAVAAVSGTAAYSHTPVVWMDLNDWQRIGNPGTSLDTLATVVGVSGDGIDLTAADEAAGTKAQTVDEALGAIGSYQAENGSLQLMRGFLFAISALVIGAFFTVWTIQRSGDIAVLKALGASTPYLLKDALGQAVVMLAIGTGLGTALAAGFGALISGGNVPFVLDAATVFVPAAVMIVLGALGAALSIRRITAVDPLTALGSAR from the coding sequence ATGTTCGTCGCATGGAGAGATCTACGGTTCGCGAAGGGCCGGTTCGCCCTCATGGGCTCGGTCGTCCTGCTGATCACGCTGCTGGTCGGCCTGTTGTCCGGACTCACCTCCGGCCTGGCCCGGGAGAACATCTCGGCCGTCACCGGGCTGCCCGCCACCCATCTGGCCTTCGCCGCGCCCACCGGTGAGCAGAAGGTGTCCTTCACCAGCTCCCAGGTGCCGGAGAAGGCCTGGCGGGCCTGGCGGGGGCAGCCCGGGGTGAGCGCGGCCGAGCCGCTCGGCATCCGCACCACCAACGCCTCCGCGGGCGAACGCACCGCCGCGGTGTCCGCCTTCGGCGTGGAGCCGGCCGGGAGGCTGGCTCCACGCGGCGCGGGCCTCGCCCAGGGCCAGGTGGTCCTCACCGAGAAGGCCGCGAAGGAGCTGGGCGGCCTCACCGCGGGAGCCAAACTGAAGATCGGCCCGCTCGAGCTGGCCGTGGCCGCGGTCTCCGGCACCGCCGCCTACAGCCACACCCCGGTCGTCTGGATGGACCTGAACGACTGGCAGCGCATCGGCAACCCCGGCACCTCCCTGGACACCCTGGCGACCGTCGTCGGCGTCTCCGGCGACGGCATCGACCTGACCGCCGCGGACGAGGCCGCCGGCACCAAGGCGCAGACGGTGGACGAGGCGCTGGGCGCCATAGGCTCGTACCAGGCCGAGAACGGCTCCCTCCAGCTGATGCGCGGCTTCCTCTTCGCCATCTCGGCCCTGGTGATAGGCGCCTTCTTCACGGTGTGGACCATCCAGCGCAGCGGGGACATCGCCGTCCTGAAGGCACTGGGTGCCTCCACCCCCTACCTGCTCAAGGACGCCCTCGGCCAGGCCGTGGTGATGCTCGCGATCGGCACCGGGCTGGGCACGGCGCTCGCCGCCGGCTTCGGCGCCCTGATCAGCGGCGGGAACGTGCCCTTCGTGCTCGACGCCGCCACCGTGTTCGTCCCGGCCGCCGTGATGATCGTGCTCGGAGCGCTGGGCGCGGCCCTGTCCATCCGGCGGATCACCGCCGTCGACCCGCTGACCGCCCTCGGGAGCGCCCGATGA
- a CDS encoding sensor histidine kinase, which produces MTAPVPPVPPVSRALTPVSKVLRLCLHALLLGLLALAAGRALADSAPRAGWVVAACAVLAAVYAGGVRAPVVHRSPRAGAVWLAALGGAWVALLAVSPDGLWIAFPLYFLELHLLRLRWGVAAVAVTACAAIGGFLAHSSAVTPGAFLGPLLGGAVAVATVLGYQALYRESERRRELIEELITTRAELAAAERGAGILAERERLAREIHDTLAQGLSSIQLLLRAAERTLPGDSAALPHIAQAREAAQENLAEARRFVRALTPPDLEHGSLAAALERLCTGAPWPRVRFSLSGSPRVLPTPYEVALLRIAQSALANVVRHARAKRAEITLTFMDASVTLDIVDDGQGFAPSSAAAASGDGGFGLPAMRSRAETLGGLFTVESEPGQGTAVAVTLPLPLEAS; this is translated from the coding sequence ATGACTGCTCCCGTTCCCCCCGTTCCCCCCGTTTCCCGCGCCCTCACGCCCGTGTCCAAGGTGCTGCGGCTGTGCCTGCACGCCCTGCTGCTGGGGCTGCTCGCGCTGGCCGCCGGGCGGGCGCTGGCCGACTCCGCGCCCCGGGCCGGCTGGGTGGTCGCCGCCTGCGCGGTGCTGGCCGCCGTGTACGCGGGCGGCGTACGGGCCCCCGTGGTGCACCGCTCGCCGCGCGCCGGGGCGGTGTGGCTGGCCGCGCTCGGCGGGGCCTGGGTCGCCCTGCTGGCGGTCTCCCCCGACGGGCTGTGGATCGCCTTCCCGCTGTACTTCCTGGAGCTGCACCTGCTGCGGCTGCGCTGGGGGGTCGCGGCGGTCGCGGTGACCGCCTGCGCGGCCATCGGCGGCTTCCTCGCGCACAGCAGCGCGGTGACCCCGGGCGCGTTCCTCGGGCCGCTGCTGGGCGGGGCCGTGGCGGTGGCGACCGTCCTGGGCTACCAGGCGCTGTACCGCGAGAGCGAACGCCGCCGCGAGCTGATCGAGGAGCTCATCACGACCAGGGCGGAACTGGCCGCGGCCGAGCGGGGCGCCGGGATCCTCGCCGAACGGGAGCGGCTCGCCCGGGAGATCCACGACACCCTGGCCCAGGGGCTGTCCTCCATCCAGCTGCTGCTGCGGGCCGCCGAACGGACGCTGCCGGGGGATTCGGCGGCCCTGCCGCACATCGCGCAGGCCCGGGAGGCCGCCCAGGAGAACCTCGCCGAGGCGCGCCGTTTCGTACGGGCCCTCACCCCGCCGGATCTGGAGCACGGGTCGCTGGCCGCCGCGCTGGAGCGGCTGTGCACGGGGGCGCCCTGGCCGCGGGTGCGGTTCTCGCTGAGCGGCAGCCCGCGGGTGCTGCCGACCCCGTACGAGGTGGCCCTGCTGCGGATCGCGCAGTCGGCGCTGGCCAATGTGGTGCGGCACGCGCGGGCGAAGCGCGCCGAGATCACCCTGACCTTCATGGACGCCTCGGTGACGCTGGACATCGTGGACGACGGGCAGGGCTTCGCCCCTTCCTCGGCCGCCGCGGCCTCCGGGGACGGCGGCTTCGGGCTGCCCGCGATGCGCTCGCGCGCCGAGACCCTGGGCGGGCTGTTCACCGTGGAGTCCGAACCCGGCCAGGGCACCGCCGTGGCCGTCACCCTGCCGCTGCCCCTGGAGGCGTCCTGA
- a CDS encoding response regulator — protein MTIRLLLADDHPVVRAGLRAVLDTEPDFAVVAEAATAERAVELAAAEQVDVVLMDLQFGPGMHGSEATALITARQDAPRVLVLTTYDTDADILAAVEAGASGYLLKDAPPEELAAAVRTAAAGQSALAPAVALRLMDRMRTPAEALTKRELEVLQLVADGLSNQQISKRLFLSQATVKSHLVHIYAKLGVDSRTSAVAAAATRRLIRTP, from the coding sequence ATGACCATCCGGCTGCTGCTCGCGGACGACCACCCGGTGGTCCGGGCGGGACTGCGCGCGGTGCTGGACACCGAACCGGACTTCGCGGTGGTCGCCGAGGCCGCGACCGCCGAACGGGCGGTGGAACTGGCCGCCGCCGAGCAGGTGGACGTGGTCCTGATGGACCTGCAGTTCGGGCCCGGGATGCACGGTTCCGAGGCGACGGCCCTGATCACGGCCCGGCAGGACGCGCCCCGGGTGCTGGTGCTGACCACGTACGACACGGACGCGGACATCCTGGCGGCGGTGGAGGCGGGCGCCTCGGGCTACCTGCTGAAGGACGCCCCGCCGGAGGAGCTGGCGGCGGCGGTACGGACGGCCGCGGCGGGCCAGTCCGCGCTGGCCCCGGCGGTGGCGCTGCGCCTGATGGACCGGATGCGGACCCCGGCGGAGGCACTGACCAAGCGGGAGCTGGAGGTGCTGCAACTGGTCGCGGACGGCCTGTCGAACCAGCAGATCTCCAAGCGGCTCTTCCTCAGCCAGGCCACGGTCAAGTCCCACCTGGTGCACATCTACGCGAAGCTCGGCGTCGACTCCCGCACCTCGGCGGTCGCGGCCGCCGCCACCCGCCGCCTGATCCGCACCCCGTAG
- a CDS encoding PLP-dependent aminotransferase family protein, with translation MANGRVVQTADRTIGSRQLAALLPAEVLARPGYRALADAVRTLILDGRVALHVRLPAERELAEAVGASRATVTGAYDLLRESGYVRSRRGSGTWTELPDGHLPVGSPVLVGGGTGGRPDGDPGIDLAIAAMGAPEGILAEAFAWAAPRLPRLARSPGYHPFGLPDLRAAVAERFTRRGLPTRPEQILVTAGAQQAFALVVSLLCRPGDRVVTENPTYANALDALRHARLRTGSIAVSDAGWDMEIAESTLRQTVPRLAYAIPDFHNPTGALMPPEQRLRLLAATRATGTWLVVDETIADIALDVPAPPPLASLAPRGGADHVITIGSLSKTHWGGLRVGWVRATAKMITELTSVRVSADMTGSVLDQLVALPLMESLERSLPARIAQLRIQREALVQSLQRHTPEWSWQLPPGGLSLWVDLGEPVSSALSERAAAAGVHIGRGARFGVDPGTFEHRLRIPYTLPADRLDEGVRLLAEAFHDGVPLSPAVERPYWVA, from the coding sequence ATGGCAAACGGGCGAGTGGTCCAGACAGCGGACAGAACCATCGGCAGCCGTCAGCTCGCGGCCCTGCTCCCCGCCGAGGTGCTGGCCCGCCCCGGCTACCGGGCGCTCGCCGACGCCGTGCGGACGCTGATCCTCGACGGCCGCGTCGCCCTGCACGTACGGCTGCCCGCCGAGCGGGAGCTCGCCGAGGCGGTCGGCGCCAGCCGGGCCACCGTCACCGGCGCCTACGACCTGCTGCGCGAGAGCGGCTACGTCCGCAGCCGCCGCGGCTCCGGCACCTGGACCGAGCTCCCCGACGGGCACCTGCCCGTGGGCTCGCCCGTCCTCGTCGGCGGCGGCACCGGAGGCCGGCCCGACGGCGACCCCGGGATCGACCTCGCCATCGCCGCCATGGGCGCCCCGGAAGGCATCCTGGCCGAGGCCTTCGCCTGGGCCGCTCCCCGGCTGCCCCGGCTCGCCCGGAGCCCCGGCTACCACCCCTTCGGCCTGCCCGACCTGCGCGCGGCCGTCGCCGAGCGGTTCACCCGGCGCGGGCTGCCCACGCGCCCCGAGCAGATCCTGGTCACGGCCGGGGCCCAGCAGGCCTTCGCACTGGTCGTCAGCCTGCTCTGCCGCCCCGGGGACCGGGTCGTCACCGAGAACCCGACCTACGCCAACGCCCTCGACGCCCTGCGCCACGCCCGGCTGCGCACCGGGTCCATCGCCGTCTCCGACGCGGGCTGGGACATGGAGATCGCCGAGTCCACGCTCCGGCAGACCGTGCCCAGGCTGGCGTACGCGATCCCCGACTTCCACAACCCGACCGGCGCGCTGATGCCGCCGGAGCAGCGGCTGCGGCTGCTCGCGGCCACCCGGGCCACCGGGACCTGGCTGGTGGTCGACGAGACCATCGCCGACATCGCGCTGGACGTCCCCGCGCCCCCGCCGCTGGCCTCGCTCGCCCCGCGCGGCGGCGCGGACCACGTGATCACCATCGGCTCGCTCAGCAAGACGCACTGGGGCGGTCTGCGGGTGGGCTGGGTCCGGGCCACCGCGAAGATGATCACCGAGCTGACCTCCGTGCGGGTCTCGGCCGACATGACCGGCTCGGTGCTCGACCAGCTGGTCGCGCTCCCGCTGATGGAGAGCCTGGAACGGTCGCTGCCCGCGCGCATCGCGCAGCTGCGGATCCAGCGCGAGGCCCTGGTCCAGTCCCTCCAGCGGCACACCCCGGAATGGTCCTGGCAGCTCCCGCCGGGCGGGCTCTCGCTCTGGGTCGACCTCGGCGAGCCGGTCAGCTCCGCCCTGTCCGAACGGGCTGCGGCCGCCGGGGTGCACATCGGCCGCGGTGCCCGCTTCGGAGTGGACCCGGGCACCTTCGAGCACCGGCTCCGGATTCCGTACACGCTGCCCGCCGACCGCCTCGACGAGGGCGTCCGGCTGCTCGCGGAGGCCTTCCACGACGGGGTCCCGCTGTCCCCGGCGGTGGAACGGCCGTACTGGGTGGCGTAG